The proteins below come from a single Papaver somniferum cultivar HN1 chromosome 11, ASM357369v1, whole genome shotgun sequence genomic window:
- the LOC113325065 gene encoding AP2/ERF and B3 domain-containing transcription factor At1g50680-like codes for MEDQGMLSMVSNITTLDGVPGEGGCSDSNSSSNSPRGSNKRQREETSSSSRFKGVFSLNKGKWGAQIYVRKYRYWLGTFESESDAAMAYDSATVYFRRSEDSPRNYPPQTSLEPDFQNLFQKEELLSMLRDGIYQTKFNEFVNSRSLNQPDGLSLSLSTTASANDAAVSYQKLFQKELTPSDVSKLNRLVINRRFAEKYFPEVSKEEKHPGVIEDIQLSFFDREMKRWTFRYCYWRSSQSYVFTRGWNRFVKDKKLEAKDMVTFYKCQKEQNAYYMIDVAQNGAESNGGTYAAGSSVNFGDQITVKESTVTGPPQPEGEVKKAVRLFGVNIS; via the coding sequence ATGGAAGATCAAGGGATGTTGAGTATGGTTTCAAACATTACAACACTGGATGGAGTACCAGGAGAAGGTGGTTGTTCAGATTCTAACAGCAGCAGCAATAGTCCCCGTGGATCGAACAAACGTCAAAGAGAAGAAACCTCTAGTTCTTCAAGATTTAAGGGTGTTTTTAGTCTGAATAAAGGAAAATGGGGTGCACAAATTTATGTTAGAAAATATCGTTATTGGCTCGGGACATTCGAATCAGAATCCGATGCGGCTATGGCTTATGATTCTGCTACTGTCTATTTTCGAAGAAGTGAAGATTCACCTCGGAACTATCCACCGCAAACCTCATTGGAACCTGATTTCCAGAACCTGTTTCAAAAAGAAGAATTACTGAGTATGCTCAGGGATGGAATATACCAGACAAAGTTTAATGAATTTGTAAACTCTCGATCGTTGAACCAACCTGATGGTTTGAGTCTGAGCCTGTCAACCACTGCAAGTGCTAACGACGCAGCTGTATCGTACCAAAAGTTGTTCCAGAAAGAGCTAACTCCAAGTGACGTCTCGAAGCTGAACAGGCTTGTGATTAATAGAAGGTTTGCTGAAAAGTACTTCCCCGAGGTTTCGAAAGAAGAAAAGCATCCTGGCGTTATAGAGGACATTCAATTGTCATTCTTTGACAGAGAGATGAAGCGTTGGACGTTCCGATACTGCTATTGGAGATCTAGCCAGAGTTATGTGTTCACCAGAGGTTGGAACCGATTTGTTAAGGACAAGAAATTGGAGGCCAAGGATATGGTTACGTTTTATAAGTGTCAGAAAGAGCAGAATGCGTACTACATGATTGACGTAGCGCAGAATGGAGCTGAGAGTAATGGTGGTACATACGCTGCTGGAAGTAGTGTAAATTTTGGTGATCAGATTACGGTTAAAGAAAGTACTGTAACTGGACCACCACAACCAGAGGGGGAGGTGAAAAAGGCTGTCAGACTTTTTGGTGTAAACATTAGTTAA
- the LOC113325066 gene encoding AP2/ERF and B3 domain-containing transcription factor At1g50680-like, giving the protein MEEEMLSRVSDITTLHGVEEGCSDSNSSNRPRGSNKRHRQDMSATPSARFKGVVSQPNGRWGAQIYVKKERIWIGTFKSKSEAATAYDSATVHLRSQDSPRNYPLTPQTSLEPDFQNLFERHEILSMLRDGLYQTKFNEFVNSRSLNQGKQPDGLSLSLSTVGSANVWYQQLFQKELAPSDVGKLNRLVIPKRFAEKYFPEVSKEEKHPGVIDDIQLSFFDREMKCWTFRYCYWRSSQSYVFTRGWNRFVKDRKLEAKDMVTFYKCRKEQKEYYMIDVALNGAESNGGFVGTHAAGNREDLQLGFGQISINESGPSDRPTSTLMQNQEDMEVAPPQREEDKKKVVMLFGVNIS; this is encoded by the coding sequence atggaagaagagatgttgAGTAGGGTTTCAGATATTACAACATTGCACGGAGTAGAAGAAGGTTGTTCAGATTCTAACAGCAGCAATCGTCCCCGTGGATCGAACAAACGTCACAGACAAGATATGAGCGCAACACCATCTGCAAGATTTAAGGGTGTTGTTTCGCAGCCAAATGGAAGATGGGGTGCACAAATATACGTAAAGAAAGAACGTATTTGGATTGGGACTTTCAAATCAAAGTCCGAAGCGGCTACGGCTTATGATTCTGCTACTGTCCATCTAAGAAGCCAAGATTCACCTCGTAACTATCCATTGACCCCTCAAACCTCGTTGGAACCTGATTTCCAGAATCTGTTTGAACGACATGAAATACTGAGTATGCTCAGGGATGGCTTATACCAAACAAAGTTTAATGAATTTGTCAACTCTCGTTCATTGAACCAAGGTAAGCAACCTGATGGTTTGAGTCTGAGCTTGTCTACCGTGGGAAGTGCTAACGTATGGTACCAACAGTTGTTTCAGAAAGAACTAGCTCCAAGTGACGTCGGGAAGCTGAACAGGCTTGTGATTCCTAAAAGGTTTGCTGAAAAGTACTTCCCCGAGGTTTCGAAAGAAGAAAAGCATCCTGGCGTGATAGATGACATCCAGCTATCATTCTTTGACAGAGAGATGAAGTGTTGGACGTTCCGGTACTGCTATTGGAGATCTAGCCAGAGTTATGTGTTCACCAGAGGTTGGAACCGATTTGTCAAAGACAGGAAATTAGAGGCCAAGGACATGGTTACGTTTTACAAGTGTCGAAAAGAGCAGAAAGAGTATTACATGATTGACGTAGCGTTGAATGGAGCTGAGAGTAATGGTGGTTTTGTTGGTACGCATGCTGCTGGAAATAGAGAAGACTTACAATTAGGTTTTGGTCAGATTAGTATTAACGAAAGTGGACCATCAGATAGGCCTACCAGCACACTAATGCAAAATCAGGAAGACATGGAAGTTGCACCACCGCAAAGAGAGGAGGACAAGAAAAAGGTTGTCATGCTTTTTGGTGTGAACATTAGTTAA